One Rhizobiales bacterium GAS188 DNA window includes the following coding sequences:
- a CDS encoding hypothetical protein (manually curated): MHGANAYLRYSLFARHRFHKLSQRAIAGLLCYPL, from the coding sequence TTGCACGGCGCAAACGCATACCTGCGCTATTCATTGTTCGCCCGTCACCGGTTTCACAAATTGAGCCAGCGCGCGATCGCCGGCCTCCTCTGCTATCCCCTCTGA
- a CDS encoding transcriptional regulator, Crp/Fnr family — protein sequence MTTLSNWPRNRLLLALPSSNLKQLLPQLEQIRCQREQVLMDADSSLDHVFFPDSGVVSVVAVYADGSIIEMATIGREGCTAVQAVFGAKSSSVRLLVQIPGGAAKMSRAAFTRAMGSMPSFRSLMYAYVQAFLEQVLVSVACNGAHSLKERLARWLLMMRDRGDDDTLQITQDLLAEMLGVQRPTITNAARELERAGLIARGRRQVTIRDRQGLVEASCECYKLVRARVTFHLPKTYA from the coding sequence ATGACCACTTTATCAAATTGGCCCCGCAATCGGCTTTTGCTCGCCCTGCCATCCTCCAATCTCAAGCAGCTATTGCCGCAGCTTGAGCAAATTCGCTGCCAACGCGAGCAGGTCCTCATGGACGCCGATAGTTCGCTCGACCATGTATTCTTCCCCGACAGCGGTGTCGTCTCGGTGGTCGCAGTTTATGCGGACGGCAGTATCATTGAGATGGCAACGATCGGTAGGGAGGGTTGCACGGCCGTGCAAGCCGTCTTCGGTGCCAAGAGTTCCTCGGTCCGGCTTCTCGTCCAGATCCCAGGGGGCGCAGCAAAGATGTCGCGCGCGGCGTTCACACGGGCCATGGGGTCGATGCCGTCATTCCGCAGTCTCATGTACGCTTACGTCCAAGCCTTTCTCGAGCAGGTCCTGGTGTCAGTAGCGTGCAATGGTGCGCACAGCCTCAAGGAGCGGCTAGCGCGTTGGCTGCTCATGATGCGTGACCGCGGTGACGATGATACACTGCAGATCACTCAGGATCTGCTCGCCGAAATGCTGGGCGTCCAGAGGCCAACCATCACGAATGCTGCCCGGGAGTTGGAACGTGCCGGCCTAATCGCGCGCGGCCGGCGGCAAGTCACGATACGTGATCGTCAGGGCCTCGTGGAGGCGTCTTGTGAATGCTATAAGTTGGTGCGGGCGCGCGTCACTTTTCATCTTCCCAAAACATACGCGTAA
- a CDS encoding Adenylate cyclase, class 3, producing MQPSTLTGQVDYTWATVRGRNGRFRRHGIGMEAPHLERKLVAILAADFEGFSRHMERDEIRTLTVLSSHRLIIDASISEFGGRITGTAGDSVLAEFGSVISAVNCAVQIQQVLVSENAELDEERRLLLRIGINVGDVMMKDGDIFGDGVNIAARLESLAEPGGICVSRGVRDHLRKHRIVVFDDLGEQKVKNIAHPVRAFKVRIGEAPPGETVDPHFEAPGEDGLAVAPSPLAGDAEVELAFWDAIKDSENAVEFCVYLERYPDGPFAVLAQTRRDALIAAAEEGAGSGRSEAASLEVELAFWEAAKDSSNCVELEAYLQRYPEGEFVALASARLKTLQEVAAEPPVHTDGDEVELTFWNSVKDKGNPDMFRAYLDKYPKGAFAELARINLEPGGLVAGKQTGRITAQSRDRAPPARGC from the coding sequence ATGCAGCCTTCTACGTTAACTGGTCAGGTCGACTATACTTGGGCGACCGTTAGGGGGCGTAACGGACGCTTCCGCAGACATGGGATTGGTATGGAGGCCCCGCATCTGGAGCGAAAGCTCGTCGCGATACTGGCGGCTGACTTTGAAGGCTTCAGCCGCCACATGGAGCGCGACGAGATAAGAACTCTCACAGTGCTGTCCAGCCATCGGCTTATCATCGACGCTTCGATCAGCGAGTTCGGCGGACGTATAACAGGCACCGCGGGCGACTCAGTCCTTGCTGAATTCGGAAGTGTCATTTCCGCTGTCAACTGCGCGGTGCAGATCCAACAGGTTCTTGTTTCAGAAAACGCTGAGCTCGATGAAGAACGTCGGTTATTATTGCGCATCGGTATCAATGTCGGAGACGTGATGATGAAGGACGGCGACATCTTTGGAGATGGCGTCAACATCGCGGCTCGGTTGGAGTCGCTCGCGGAACCCGGCGGCATTTGCGTATCACGAGGTGTGCGCGATCACCTGCGCAAGCATCGCATCGTCGTATTCGATGATCTCGGCGAACAGAAGGTGAAAAACATCGCGCATCCTGTGCGCGCCTTCAAGGTGAGAATTGGGGAGGCACCTCCCGGAGAGACCGTCGACCCACACTTTGAAGCCCCGGGGGAGGACGGCTTGGCCGTGGCCCCATCTCCGTTGGCCGGGGATGCAGAGGTCGAACTCGCCTTCTGGGACGCGATCAAGGATAGCGAGAATGCCGTGGAGTTCTGCGTCTACCTGGAGCGCTACCCCGACGGGCCGTTTGCCGTTTTGGCACAAACACGCCGAGACGCTTTAATCGCTGCCGCTGAGGAGGGAGCCGGCTCCGGGAGATCCGAAGCGGCATCGCTTGAAGTCGAGCTCGCTTTCTGGGAGGCGGCCAAGGATAGCAGCAACTGCGTGGAGCTCGAGGCCTATCTCCAACGCTACCCCGAGGGAGAGTTCGTGGCCCTTGCTAGCGCCAGGTTGAAGACCTTGCAGGAAGTCGCTGCAGAGCCTCCTGTCCACACGGATGGTGACGAGGTTGAGCTGACCTTCTGGAACAGTGTCAAGGATAAAGGCAACCCCGACATGTTCCGGGCCTATCTGGACAAATATCCGAAAGGCGCCTTCGCGGAGCTTGCTCGAATCAATCTTGAGCCCGGCGGTCTGGTTGCCGGTAAGCAGACCGGACGAATCACAGCGCAGAGTCGAGACCGGGCCCCGCCGGCGCGCGGGTGTTGA
- a CDS encoding Putative peptidoglycan binding domain-containing protein: MLIGLLAAGVSISSWADAPKGRVGAATSGPSPVGQTPAALVQQPLPGAPADCAKSVVPGVMARLTAPPDQKQPPTASGARLSKRGGGKAKDDTGGAALSDDPSPTVAPETLSCTKAAAQRYADIADHGGWPPLAKPLKQGANPGDLAILRERLGIEADLGPLPNETARSARWDDALTKALKHYQARLGLRQTGILDATTLRALNVSAADRARELQQSAQRLAVAQTLPFDKRFVLVNIPGAAVEAVDGGSVVHRYTAVVGGNDHRSPQILAKITDIIVNPTWTLPASIIKNEIIPKMVKNPRYLSRMNIRILDGRGREVNPRRIDWSSNEATEYTLRQDAGRKNSLGTLKINMPNKEALYMHDTPTKSSFAQDYRFLSHGCVRVDGVYDLATWLLDGVKGPDGDPWDVTAIKDAVKGDETQTIKLKQAVPVAWIYLDGWESSDGTVHFREDIYGLDQPPAGGPVSLAK, translated from the coding sequence GTGCTTATCGGTCTGCTCGCGGCCGGCGTGTCCATTTCCAGTTGGGCAGATGCTCCCAAGGGCCGCGTCGGCGCAGCGACTTCCGGACCGTCGCCCGTGGGCCAAACTCCCGCGGCGCTTGTGCAGCAGCCCTTGCCCGGTGCGCCGGCAGATTGCGCGAAGTCGGTAGTGCCGGGGGTCATGGCGAGGCTGACTGCGCCGCCAGACCAAAAACAGCCGCCAACGGCAAGCGGGGCGCGCCTTTCGAAGCGCGGCGGCGGGAAGGCGAAGGACGATACCGGCGGCGCTGCGCTGTCCGATGACCCGTCGCCGACCGTCGCGCCAGAAACTCTCAGCTGCACAAAAGCCGCCGCACAGCGCTATGCCGACATCGCGGATCATGGCGGCTGGCCGCCCCTGGCGAAGCCCCTCAAGCAGGGCGCAAATCCCGGCGACCTCGCAATCCTCCGGGAGCGCCTGGGAATTGAGGCCGATCTTGGCCCGCTGCCGAATGAGACGGCGCGGAGCGCTCGGTGGGACGATGCTCTCACCAAGGCCTTGAAGCATTATCAAGCCAGGCTCGGACTTCGGCAGACCGGTATCCTCGATGCGACCACCTTGAGGGCGCTCAATGTTTCGGCCGCGGACCGCGCGAGAGAGCTGCAGCAGAGCGCGCAACGGCTAGCGGTTGCGCAAACCCTCCCGTTCGACAAGCGCTTTGTCCTGGTGAATATCCCTGGTGCGGCCGTCGAGGCAGTCGACGGAGGCAGTGTGGTGCACCGCTACACCGCGGTGGTCGGCGGAAACGATCATCGATCGCCGCAAATCTTGGCAAAGATCACCGACATCATCGTGAACCCGACTTGGACCTTGCCTGCTTCCATCATCAAGAATGAGATCATCCCGAAGATGGTGAAGAATCCGCGCTACTTGTCCCGCATGAATATCAGGATCCTCGACGGACGCGGTCGAGAAGTAAATCCGCGCCGGATCGATTGGTCCTCGAACGAGGCGACGGAATACACGCTTCGCCAAGATGCAGGACGCAAGAATTCGCTCGGCACATTGAAGATCAACATGCCCAACAAGGAAGCCCTCTATATGCACGATACCCCGACCAAGTCCTCTTTCGCGCAGGACTATCGATTCCTGTCGCATGGCTGCGTGCGCGTCGACGGCGTCTACGACCTCGCCACCTGGCTGCTCGACGGAGTGAAGGGGCCCGACGGCGATCCCTGGGACGTCACCGCCATCAAGGACGCCGTCAAGGGCGATGAGACGCAGACGATCAAGCTCAAGCAGGCCGTTCCGGTCGCTTGGATCTATCTCGACGGCTGGGAAAGCAGCGACGGGACGGTGCATTTCCGCGAGGACATTTACGGCCTCGATCAGCCGCCTGCGGGCGGGCCCGTCTCGCTGGCGAAGTAG
- a CDS encoding signal transduction histidine kinase, which produces MRDVNPLDLVETVREGILVLGPDLTIRFANRSFCDTFAVAPEDAVGRKLYELGNEQWDIPELRTALETIISGGKSIEAFEVERFFPSIGWRVMVLNARKVYQSGNKIQQILLAIEDVTERVRLEREHAIAHERIGMLLQEVTHRVKNSLQIIAAMVSIEARSHKSGEGKAALERVSHRINALGQLYSKLSKVDTVEAVDAATYLDELCRDLIESVNREDGTSIVLKTDIESEFLPTDRAIPIGLIVNELVTNAIKYAFPGDTKGTVLVTLKRVPGELRLTVADNGQWVDPQRADSGLGGRLVDGFAQQLGGQVERKIDSQGTSVHLILPSREDL; this is translated from the coding sequence ATGCGCGACGTCAATCCACTGGATCTCGTGGAGACGGTCCGCGAAGGCATCCTCGTGCTAGGGCCCGATCTTACCATCCGCTTTGCGAACCGTTCCTTCTGCGACACTTTCGCAGTCGCGCCAGAGGATGCGGTCGGCCGGAAGCTCTATGAACTCGGCAACGAGCAGTGGGACATTCCCGAACTCCGCACCGCTCTCGAGACAATCATTTCTGGCGGGAAATCCATCGAGGCCTTCGAAGTTGAGCGGTTCTTCCCGTCAATCGGCTGGCGCGTAATGGTGCTCAACGCACGCAAGGTTTATCAGTCTGGCAACAAGATACAACAGATCCTTCTGGCGATCGAAGACGTCACCGAACGCGTGAGGCTTGAGCGCGAGCACGCGATCGCGCATGAGCGCATCGGCATGCTGTTGCAAGAAGTAACCCACCGGGTGAAGAACAGCCTGCAGATTATCGCGGCAATGGTCAGCATTGAAGCGCGGAGCCACAAGAGCGGCGAGGGCAAAGCGGCGCTTGAAAGGGTCTCGCATCGCATCAACGCACTTGGACAGCTCTATTCCAAGCTCAGCAAAGTCGACACGGTTGAGGCGGTCGATGCGGCGACCTATCTGGACGAGCTATGCCGCGACCTCATCGAATCAGTAAATCGGGAAGACGGCACGTCCATCGTGCTGAAGACCGACATCGAGAGCGAGTTCCTGCCCACCGATCGGGCAATTCCGATCGGGCTCATCGTGAACGAGCTCGTGACGAATGCCATCAAATATGCCTTTCCGGGCGATACAAAGGGCACGGTCTTGGTGACCCTAAAGCGGGTGCCCGGGGAGCTTCGCCTGACGGTCGCGGACAACGGCCAATGGGTTGATCCCCAACGCGCCGATTCCGGGCTCGGCGGCCGGCTGGTCGACGGCTTCGCCCAACAGCTCGGCGGCCAAGTCGAGCGGAAGATCGACAGCCAGGGTACTAGCGTGCACCTGATCTTGCCGTCGCGTGAGGATTTATAG
- a CDS encoding Uncharacterized conserved protein (manually curated), translating into MNARAQGQPPLPPVRPPAPSLQTQSPSSRPLPPAQTPAAKPSPAQPSEAAACLAELGASGVKAESVPAPPAPLTDCGIAAPVRLTSVGLANGATLDLPDRPVLDCEFAAVFTAYAHDLVAPLGAAMLGSQIAALGTGPGYECRGRNGVAGAKTSAHGKGIAIDLVEIVLADHRRIAVARQANATETLFLHTMRQAACGWFTTVLGPGSDAAHAEHFHFDIARHGASDTYRICE; encoded by the coding sequence GTGAATGCGCGAGCGCAAGGCCAGCCGCCCCTGCCGCCGGTTCGCCCACCGGCGCCATCGTTGCAGACGCAGTCCCCGTCCTCGCGACCATTGCCGCCCGCGCAAACGCCGGCCGCAAAGCCATCGCCAGCGCAACCCTCCGAAGCCGCAGCATGCCTCGCCGAGCTCGGCGCGAGCGGTGTCAAGGCCGAATCCGTCCCTGCCCCTCCAGCCCCGCTCACCGATTGCGGCATCGCCGCGCCGGTGCGCCTGACCTCCGTCGGCCTGGCCAATGGCGCAACGCTCGATCTGCCCGATCGCCCAGTCCTCGACTGCGAATTCGCCGCCGTCTTCACGGCTTATGCACACGATCTGGTGGCTCCGCTCGGCGCGGCGATGCTCGGCTCGCAAATCGCTGCGCTCGGCACCGGGCCTGGCTATGAATGCCGGGGCCGCAACGGGGTCGCCGGCGCCAAGACGAGCGCCCATGGCAAGGGCATCGCCATCGATCTCGTCGAGATCGTGCTCGCCGATCATCGGCGCATTGCCGTCGCGCGTCAGGCGAACGCGACGGAGACGTTGTTCCTGCACACGATGCGGCAGGCCGCCTGCGGCTGGTTCACCACCGTGCTTGGCCCGGGCTCGGACGCCGCCCATGCCGAGCATTTCCATTTCGACATCGCACGGCATGGCGCGAGCGACACATATCGCATCTGTGAGTAG
- a CDS encoding Uncharacterized membrane protein YeaQ/YmgE, transglycosylase-associated protein family, producing MYLSNESLVVILVVGVVAGWLAGQIVRGTGFGLIGDLVVGVIGAFIGDWLLPRIGIHLGNGIVSAIINATVGAILLLLLVRLVRNRGRWRQSWWR from the coding sequence ATGTATCTCTCGAACGAAAGCCTTGTTGTCATATTGGTAGTCGGCGTCGTTGCGGGCTGGCTGGCGGGTCAAATTGTGCGAGGAACGGGATTCGGACTCATCGGCGATCTTGTGGTCGGAGTTATCGGTGCGTTCATTGGCGATTGGCTTCTGCCCCGCATCGGCATTCATTTGGGAAACGGAATCGTCTCCGCGATCATAAATGCCACGGTCGGAGCTATTTTGCTTTTGCTCTTGGTGAGGCTCGTTCGCAATCGTGGCCGATGGCGCCAAAGCTGGTGGCGCTAG
- a CDS encoding two-component system, chemotaxis family, CheB/CheR fusion protein — protein MAARGPQDFPVVGIGASAGGLDACRKLVGALPASNGMAFILVQHLDPTHESMMVDLLAGYTAMTVRQATDGMLLECEHLYVIPPATYLSVANGALRLSQPQARHGARLPFDFLLHSMAEECGDRAICVILSGTGADGSLGLKAVKEKSGLVIAQDPDEAGFDGMPRSAIMTGAVDLVLPVAKIAEALVTYDRRMGLTHTQNGLLPSDGAQDWLPKIIDLLRTKTAHDFTLYKQGTLQRRIERRMAIAAIATDDVDRYLEFLRSDTSELDLLAKDLLINVTSFFRDPAVFDFLAEKIVPELVRKQAPDHPLRIWVAGCSTGEETYSLAMLFREQITAAQRNVKLQVFASDVDPDAVARAREGLYPETIAAEVSAARLARFFAKEDQGYRVLPELRAAVVFTVQDVLADPPFSRLDLVSCRNLLIYLRPEAQAKVVSLFHFALREGGILVLGSSETIGNLDGRFELISKSERLYRHIGRSRPGELNLSRISGDGVRSPARPGQGHAPSRQSALADLCRRLVMEAFAPAAVLINRKYECLYFLGPTDFYLKVAPGHPQHDLLALVREGIRTKLRSAIQLACQENTRIVVAGGRMKRNGDALSFSIAVQPVLSEGEELLLICFVDEPKHGRRRGHPTPPGDVARVAELEQELEATRTELQGAIRNLEISSEEQRAINEEALSVNEEFQSTNEELLTSKEELQSLNEELTALNSQLQETLERQRTTSNDLQNVLYSTDVATLFLDTNLNIRFFTPATKSLFSVIPSDVGRPLADLNSLSADGTLLADARTVLQTFVPIEREIEAQSGACYLRRILPYRTHDEGVEGVVITFADITERRHVADALEAAKRQADLANVAKSRFLAAASHDLRQPLQTLALLQGLLAKIVVGEKAQRLVAGIDETLGAMSGMLNTLLDINQIEAGTVRAELVGFPINDLLDRMRDEFTYHAQAQKLALRVVPCSLSIHSDPRLLEQMLRNLLSNALKYTRRGKVLLGCRRREGMLSIEIWDTGIGIPDEELQAIFEEYHQLDNAARERSRGLGLGLAIVRRLGNLLGHKVGVRSRPGQGSVFSVEVVLPAGEIAAHSEHRRHGFDGGIVEGVRRTGEILVVEDDPALRDLLELLLKDQGHHAISAPDGIAALELVARGTIRPDLILADYNLPNGLNGVQATAKLRERLHRQVPVIILTGDISTSALRDIALQPCVRLDKPVKLKELTRAIRRLLAISLSMPSVRAPHPTDTAGTAGRPLIFVVDDDSHIREGIRAVLEEDGLTVEDYADCEAFLDAYRPGGEACLLIDAYLPGMSGLELLERLSDAGHRLPAIMITGNSDVSMAVHAMKAGASDFIEKPIGRTELIASVERALEQSRDSSRLFAWRETAANHIAGLTARQRQIMEMVLAGHPSKNIAADLGISQRTVENHRASIMKKTGSKSLPALARLALAAAWIGADEPLVQREPSIGAARQIASR, from the coding sequence TTGGCTGCGCGCGGCCCTCAGGACTTTCCGGTCGTCGGCATAGGTGCCTCGGCGGGCGGTCTTGATGCCTGCCGGAAGCTGGTTGGCGCACTGCCGGCCAGCAACGGCATGGCCTTCATCCTGGTCCAGCATCTCGATCCGACCCACGAAAGCATGATGGTCGACCTGCTGGCCGGCTACACCGCGATGACGGTGCGCCAGGCGACGGATGGAATGCTGCTCGAGTGCGAGCATCTTTACGTCATTCCGCCCGCTACCTATCTCTCCGTCGCCAACGGCGCCCTGCGCCTCTCGCAACCCCAGGCGCGCCATGGTGCGCGCCTCCCTTTCGACTTCTTGCTGCACTCCATGGCTGAGGAATGCGGTGATCGCGCTATCTGCGTGATCCTTTCCGGGACAGGGGCCGATGGCAGCCTCGGGCTGAAAGCCGTGAAGGAGAAATCCGGGCTTGTCATCGCGCAGGATCCCGACGAGGCCGGCTTTGATGGCATGCCGCGCAGCGCGATCATGACGGGCGCGGTGGACCTTGTGCTGCCGGTAGCGAAGATTGCAGAAGCGCTCGTCACATACGACCGGCGAATGGGCCTCACCCACACCCAAAACGGCTTGCTGCCGTCGGATGGCGCGCAAGATTGGTTGCCGAAGATCATCGACCTGCTTCGCACGAAGACGGCCCATGATTTCACGCTTTACAAGCAAGGGACACTGCAGCGCCGGATCGAGCGGCGCATGGCGATAGCCGCGATTGCGACCGACGACGTGGATCGGTATCTCGAATTTCTGCGGAGCGACACAAGCGAGCTCGACCTTCTTGCCAAGGACTTGCTCATCAATGTCACGAGCTTCTTCCGCGATCCGGCAGTGTTCGATTTCTTGGCAGAAAAGATCGTGCCGGAGCTTGTCCGCAAACAGGCGCCCGATCACCCCCTCCGTATCTGGGTTGCGGGGTGCAGCACAGGGGAAGAAACCTATTCGCTTGCCATGCTCTTCCGCGAGCAGATCACGGCAGCGCAGCGCAACGTCAAGCTCCAGGTCTTCGCCTCCGATGTCGACCCGGACGCTGTAGCGAGGGCTCGAGAGGGACTTTACCCGGAAACGATCGCGGCGGAGGTGTCGGCGGCGCGGCTTGCCCGCTTCTTCGCAAAGGAAGATCAAGGCTACAGAGTATTGCCTGAGCTGCGCGCGGCGGTGGTGTTCACGGTACAGGATGTGCTGGCCGATCCGCCATTCTCACGCCTCGACCTGGTTTCATGTCGGAATCTTCTGATCTATCTGCGCCCGGAGGCACAGGCGAAAGTCGTCTCGCTTTTCCATTTCGCACTGCGCGAGGGCGGCATTCTTGTTCTCGGCAGCTCGGAGACGATCGGCAACCTCGACGGTCGCTTCGAGTTGATATCCAAGTCGGAGAGGCTCTATCGGCACATCGGTCGCAGCCGGCCCGGAGAGCTCAATCTTTCAAGGATATCCGGCGACGGCGTGCGATCCCCTGCACGGCCGGGACAGGGACATGCGCCCTCGCGCCAATCCGCCCTCGCCGACCTGTGTCGACGCCTGGTGATGGAGGCCTTCGCGCCGGCGGCGGTACTGATCAACCGCAAATACGAGTGTCTCTATTTCCTGGGACCGACAGACTTCTATCTCAAGGTCGCGCCGGGGCACCCCCAACATGATCTGCTCGCCCTGGTGCGTGAGGGCATTCGTACCAAGCTGCGGTCGGCAATCCAGCTTGCCTGTCAAGAGAACACGCGAATTGTCGTCGCCGGCGGCCGGATGAAGCGCAACGGCGACGCACTCTCGTTCAGCATCGCGGTGCAGCCGGTGCTGAGCGAGGGCGAGGAACTGCTGCTGATCTGCTTCGTCGACGAGCCGAAGCACGGACGCAGGCGAGGTCATCCGACGCCTCCGGGAGACGTAGCGCGGGTCGCCGAGTTGGAGCAGGAACTCGAGGCCACGAGGACCGAGCTCCAAGGGGCGATCCGCAACCTTGAGATTTCGAGCGAAGAGCAGAGGGCGATCAACGAAGAGGCATTGTCAGTCAATGAGGAATTCCAATCGACGAATGAGGAGCTGCTGACCTCCAAGGAGGAATTGCAATCGCTCAACGAGGAGCTGACGGCCCTCAACAGCCAGCTTCAGGAAACCTTGGAGCGGCAGCGCACGACGTCCAATGATCTGCAAAATGTCCTGTACAGCACCGATGTTGCGACGCTGTTCCTCGACACCAACCTCAATATCCGCTTCTTCACGCCGGCGACCAAGTCGCTCTTCAGCGTCATTCCAAGCGATGTCGGGCGGCCGCTCGCCGACCTCAACTCGCTATCTGCCGACGGCACGCTCCTCGCGGATGCCCGAACCGTGCTGCAAACCTTCGTGCCGATCGAGCGCGAGATCGAGGCGCAGAGCGGCGCCTGTTATCTGCGTCGCATATTGCCCTACCGCACCCATGATGAGGGGGTCGAGGGCGTCGTCATCACCTTTGCCGATATCACGGAACGCAGGCACGTGGCAGATGCGCTTGAGGCAGCCAAGCGGCAAGCGGATCTGGCGAATGTCGCGAAGTCGCGCTTTCTCGCTGCGGCGAGCCATGACCTCCGCCAACCGCTGCAAACGCTTGCCCTGCTTCAAGGACTGTTGGCGAAGATCGTCGTGGGGGAGAAAGCACAAAGGCTGGTCGCAGGAATCGACGAGACGTTGGGCGCCATGTCGGGCATGCTGAACACTCTGCTCGACATCAACCAGATCGAAGCCGGCACCGTGCGCGCCGAGTTGGTCGGTTTCCCGATCAACGATCTGCTCGACCGGATGCGAGATGAATTCACCTATCACGCGCAAGCACAGAAGCTTGCACTGCGCGTGGTTCCCTGCAGCCTTTCGATACACAGCGATCCGCGCCTGCTCGAGCAGATGCTCCGCAACCTTTTGTCGAACGCCCTGAAATACACCAGACGCGGCAAGGTGCTGCTCGGATGTCGACGGCGCGAAGGAATGCTGAGCATCGAGATCTGGGACACCGGGATCGGTATCCCCGACGAGGAGCTGCAAGCGATCTTCGAGGAGTATCATCAGCTCGACAATGCGGCGCGCGAACGCAGCCGCGGTCTCGGCCTCGGTCTTGCCATCGTACGGCGCTTGGGGAATTTGCTGGGGCATAAGGTAGGCGTCCGCTCGCGCCCTGGCCAGGGATCCGTCTTCTCTGTCGAGGTGGTGCTCCCGGCTGGCGAGATAGCGGCGCACTCCGAGCATCGGCGGCACGGCTTTGATGGCGGAATCGTCGAAGGTGTTCGCCGCACCGGCGAGATCCTGGTCGTCGAGGACGACCCCGCGCTGCGCGACCTGCTCGAGCTCCTTCTCAAGGACCAGGGCCATCACGCTATATCGGCGCCGGACGGCATCGCGGCGCTGGAATTGGTGGCGCGAGGAACGATCCGGCCCGACCTCATACTCGCCGATTACAATCTCCCCAATGGCTTGAACGGGGTCCAGGCTACCGCGAAGCTACGGGAAAGGCTCCATCGTCAGGTTCCGGTCATTATTCTGACCGGCGATATATCGACCTCTGCGTTGCGCGATATCGCGCTCCAGCCGTGTGTACGGCTCGACAAGCCGGTGAAGCTGAAGGAGCTGACGCGAGCCATCCGGCGGCTCCTGGCGATATCACTTTCCATGCCGAGCGTGCGTGCTCCGCACCCTACCGATACGGCCGGCACTGCGGGGCGGCCCCTCATCTTCGTCGTCGACGACGACAGCCACATCCGCGAGGGGATTCGCGCCGTGCTCGAGGAGGATGGCCTGACCGTCGAGGATTATGCGGATTGCGAGGCATTCCTCGACGCTTATCGTCCCGGCGGCGAAGCATGTCTCCTAATAGATGCCTACCTGCCCGGAATGAGTGGGCTCGAATTGCTCGAGCGGCTCAGTGACGCGGGCCATCGGCTGCCGGCCATCATGATCACCGGCAATAGCGATGTGTCCATGGCGGTCCATGCCATGAAGGCGGGCGCTTCCGACTTCATCGAGAAGCCGATCGGCCGAACGGAACTCATCGCCAGCGTCGAGCGTGCTCTCGAGCAGTCGCGAGATTCGAGCCGGCTGTTCGCTTGGCGGGAGACCGCGGCGAACCACATCGCAGGCCTCACTGCACGACAGCGCCAAATCATGGAGATGGTCCTCGCCGGCCACCCCAGCAAAAACATCGCCGCGGATCTCGGCATCAGCCAACGCACGGTCGAGAACCATCGCGCCTCGATCATGAAGAAGACAGGCTCGAAGTCTCTTCCGGCATTGGCCCGACTGGCACTTGCCGCTGCCTGGATTGGCGCCGATGAACCGCTCGTGCAACGTGAACCTTCAATCGGGGCAGCGCGGCAAATCGCCAGTAGGTAA